A single region of the Actinoplanes sp. SE50/110 genome encodes:
- a CDS encoding transglutaminase domain-containing protein has product MRTGPLHQAEIALGTAAVAVTAPVYGAFFVGRGYLLPLLVAAAGGATMAVLAALTHLRHAWTAVAVTGGFLVVAVYAVLPGTLRYGIPTGTTLSTLGTGVSFGWIRMLTVGVPADVRGELLITPALVLYLCGFAAAQLSLRTRSLFAPAAVPPLALLAALPLTAGRTAGAMTITAVMLLAGLTQVLIRAVRTEGAEGGSRLAGRALFGLPVVVAVVAAGTGFAKVAPIAGHQRFDPRTVVPVPLTIEDTINPLAALKSRLREKNPPTLFTVRGSGLDRVRTAVLDTYDGAEWTSHDRFLLAGHELAPGPGTPHGVQVGLHVRIDALEEPYLPEAGWPEQITGSGIGYAVASGVLATPAKDRHGLSYDLVATVRPRDAGARTARPFVPSPRYLALPADFPVELRQEAQTLTAGTAGDYPRLVALETRLRALRYDPATPPGHSLHRLRGLFGLGTNQVAGYAEQHAAAFAVLARSLGYPARVATGYLLRRRSPAHGVYTVRSTDAYAWAEVSMAGYGWMAFDPTNPDNRHTPAPPPNPVPKSQPQVRPGDVAPSMVVRPDLAAPVQLSPWDWALIVAAALVALAILLPVLVVAEKQRRTRRRRRGTPAQRISGAWRESSDRLREAGVPIHRAWTVLETADHARRRLGDTTAPVATLAPLVGAALYAAEPPAAEAAEEAWRADAALRSALRRERGLPATMAAWIDPRPILIRDRSN; this is encoded by the coding sequence ATGAGAACCGGTCCTCTGCACCAAGCCGAGATCGCGCTGGGTACCGCGGCCGTCGCGGTGACCGCGCCGGTCTACGGCGCCTTCTTCGTCGGCCGGGGCTACCTGCTGCCGCTGCTGGTCGCCGCCGCGGGGGGCGCCACGATGGCCGTGCTCGCCGCGCTGACCCACCTGCGGCACGCGTGGACCGCGGTGGCCGTCACCGGCGGGTTCCTGGTCGTGGCCGTCTACGCCGTGCTGCCGGGCACGCTGCGCTACGGCATCCCGACCGGCACGACCCTGAGCACGCTCGGCACCGGGGTGAGTTTCGGCTGGATCCGGATGCTCACGGTGGGCGTGCCCGCGGACGTCCGGGGCGAGTTGCTGATCACGCCGGCGCTGGTCCTCTACCTGTGCGGTTTCGCGGCCGCTCAGCTGTCGCTGCGTACCCGGTCGCTGTTCGCGCCCGCGGCCGTACCCCCGCTCGCCCTGCTCGCCGCGCTGCCGCTGACCGCCGGCCGGACAGCCGGGGCCATGACGATCACCGCGGTGATGCTGTTGGCCGGGCTGACCCAGGTGCTGATCCGCGCGGTCCGGACCGAGGGCGCCGAGGGCGGGTCCCGGCTGGCCGGCCGGGCGCTGTTCGGGCTGCCGGTGGTGGTGGCGGTCGTGGCCGCGGGAACCGGTTTCGCGAAGGTGGCGCCGATCGCCGGGCACCAGCGGTTCGACCCGCGCACGGTGGTGCCGGTGCCACTCACGATCGAGGACACGATCAACCCGCTGGCCGCGCTGAAGAGCCGGCTGCGGGAGAAGAATCCCCCCACCCTTTTCACGGTCCGGGGCTCAGGCCTGGACCGGGTCCGCACGGCCGTCCTGGACACCTACGACGGCGCCGAGTGGACCTCCCACGACCGGTTCCTGCTCGCCGGGCACGAGCTGGCGCCCGGTCCGGGAACGCCCCACGGTGTCCAGGTCGGTCTGCACGTGCGGATCGACGCGCTGGAGGAGCCGTACCTGCCCGAGGCCGGCTGGCCGGAACAGATCACCGGATCCGGCATCGGGTACGCCGTCGCGTCCGGTGTGCTGGCGACGCCCGCGAAGGATCGGCACGGCCTCTCGTACGACCTGGTCGCCACCGTCCGCCCGCGGGACGCCGGGGCCCGCACCGCGCGACCGTTCGTGCCGTCCCCGCGCTACCTCGCGCTGCCCGCCGACTTCCCGGTCGAGCTGCGGCAGGAGGCCCAGACGCTCACTGCGGGCACGGCCGGTGACTACCCGAGGCTGGTCGCGCTGGAGACGCGCCTGCGGGCGTTGCGCTACGACCCGGCCACCCCGCCCGGTCACTCGCTGCACCGGCTGCGCGGGCTCTTCGGGCTCGGCACCAACCAGGTGGCCGGATACGCGGAGCAGCACGCGGCGGCGTTCGCCGTCCTGGCCCGCTCACTGGGTTACCCGGCCCGGGTGGCGACCGGCTACCTGCTGCGGCGCAGGTCACCCGCGCACGGCGTCTACACCGTACGGTCCACCGACGCGTACGCCTGGGCCGAGGTCAGCATGGCCGGATACGGCTGGATGGCGTTCGACCCCACCAACCCCGACAACCGCCACACCCCGGCGCCTCCGCCGAACCCGGTGCCGAAGTCGCAACCGCAGGTGCGGCCGGGCGACGTCGCACCGAGCATGGTGGTCCGCCCCGACCTGGCCGCGCCCGTGCAGCTGTCGCCGTGGGACTGGGCGCTGATCGTGGCGGCCGCCCTCGTCGCCCTCGCCATCCTGTTGCCGGTCCTGGTCGTCGCCGAGAAGCAGCGGCGCACCCGCAGGCGTCGTCGCGGCACCCCGGCCCAGCGCATCAGCGGCGCCTGGCGGGAGAGCTCCGACCGGCTGCGCGAGGCCGGCGTGCCGATCCACCGCGCCTGGACCGTCCTGGAGACCGCCGACCACGCCCGCCGCCGCCTCGGCGACACCACGGCGCCGGTCGCCACGCTGGCGCCCCTGGTCGGCGCCGCCCTGTACGCCGCCGAACCGCCCGCCGCCGAGGCCGCGGAGGAGGCGTGGCGCGCCGACGCCGCCCTGCGGTCCGCGCTGCGCCGCGAGCGCGGACTGCCCGCCACCATGGCCGCGTGGATCGACCCGCGTCCGATTCTGATCCGCGATCGGAGCAACTGA
- a CDS encoding PKD domain-containing protein, with translation MRRFARRLAAGARVLTGVVGVGTMAVVGAGHGYPAQAPHLLTGSAWLPSTGPGEVELLDGVNTEVAARVPVVPAAHDFDVVQQGADAYVLDTADGTVRRVDGATMTATPAVGAVPGATTGVRIFAGDGVLYAVDTAHGLLADLDPATLAPRGRPRPLAAATDPGATVLDARGVLWALDARTGNLTAVRRDRRIVRPAAVTPGAGRLVLAGGKPVLADLATGNAYALDRDGKTTTTVRLELGGEPDPAIGGSPGRARVYPAYRGTVSVCDLNADGCSQAITLTAATDRLGTPVESGGRLFVPEPAHGRVFVVDPATGSVVAQPTVLRPAADFQLVARDGQVFFNDPRTRRAGVIRMDGSVLAVAKYDKNAAGPGAAPTTTPPPTGPRPQPSATSAPAPQPTRHHPSPPSSPAPAEDPTGSAMGQSGPPSKPAPSASPAPPVKPAVTIEASAPTAMVEDLVTLDLVVTAGSLKPDHITWTFGDGTDDTGPRVEHQWDKPGEFTVEATATFPGGAVASADVKIVVTVRPVLALMAVYGGKVTGPGVDCLADCLIPFDGAPTRTLTAVPDPGFVLFSWGGDCSGTDPVCVVDTTKNQVASVTFHRVAVSLTEMATAATWTGGRGAPASRGEIFDPNSTAQKAGGRGFALVHPPGSWILEDGVAPAPEYLETHPSYTEPGSTQDGWIQGDFTLPSPIIFGDHFRSRIGFIQLDPRSGVSVGEADFAVSVVMPDGTAHEVFRTRDKASDRVMPDVDVSLSSWPGATTIRLRAETDGPSSQDWCAWVNPRVEG, from the coding sequence ATGAGGCGGTTCGCGCGTCGCCTCGCCGCCGGCGCCCGGGTCCTGACCGGCGTGGTCGGCGTCGGCACCATGGCCGTCGTCGGCGCCGGGCACGGCTATCCGGCCCAGGCCCCGCACCTGCTGACCGGCTCGGCCTGGCTGCCGTCGACCGGCCCCGGCGAGGTGGAGCTGCTCGACGGGGTCAACACCGAGGTCGCCGCCCGGGTGCCGGTCGTCCCGGCGGCGCACGACTTCGACGTGGTCCAGCAGGGCGCGGACGCGTACGTGCTGGACACGGCGGACGGCACAGTCCGCAGGGTCGACGGCGCCACGATGACGGCCACGCCGGCGGTCGGCGCCGTCCCGGGCGCGACCACCGGCGTGCGGATCTTCGCCGGCGACGGCGTGCTCTACGCGGTCGACACCGCGCACGGCCTGCTCGCCGACCTGGACCCGGCGACCCTCGCGCCGCGGGGCCGGCCGCGTCCGCTGGCGGCGGCCACCGACCCGGGCGCGACCGTGCTGGACGCGCGCGGGGTGTTGTGGGCGCTGGACGCCCGCACCGGGAACCTGACCGCCGTCCGGCGTGACCGCCGGATCGTCCGGCCGGCGGCCGTGACCCCCGGCGCGGGCCGGCTGGTGCTGGCCGGCGGCAAGCCGGTCCTGGCCGACCTGGCCACCGGCAACGCGTACGCCCTCGACCGGGACGGCAAGACCACCACGACGGTCCGCCTGGAGCTGGGCGGCGAGCCGGACCCGGCGATCGGCGGCTCACCCGGCCGGGCCCGGGTCTACCCGGCCTACCGGGGCACCGTCAGCGTGTGTGACCTGAACGCCGACGGCTGCTCGCAGGCCATCACCCTGACCGCCGCGACCGATCGGCTGGGCACTCCCGTCGAGAGCGGCGGCCGGCTGTTCGTCCCCGAGCCCGCCCACGGCCGCGTCTTCGTCGTCGACCCGGCCACCGGCAGCGTCGTGGCCCAGCCGACGGTTCTGCGGCCGGCGGCCGACTTCCAGCTGGTCGCCCGGGACGGCCAGGTCTTCTTCAACGACCCGCGCACCCGCCGAGCCGGAGTCATCCGGATGGACGGCTCGGTGCTGGCCGTGGCCAAGTACGACAAGAACGCCGCGGGCCCGGGCGCGGCACCGACCACCACGCCGCCGCCGACCGGCCCCCGGCCGCAACCCTCGGCGACGTCGGCTCCGGCGCCGCAGCCGACGAGGCATCACCCGTCGCCGCCGTCCTCCCCGGCCCCCGCCGAGGACCCGACCGGCAGCGCGATGGGTCAGTCCGGACCCCCGTCGAAGCCCGCCCCGTCGGCCAGCCCGGCACCGCCGGTGAAGCCCGCGGTCACCATCGAGGCCTCCGCCCCGACGGCGATGGTCGAGGACCTCGTCACCCTGGACCTGGTCGTCACCGCCGGCTCGCTCAAGCCGGACCACATCACCTGGACCTTCGGCGACGGCACCGACGACACCGGCCCGCGGGTCGAACACCAGTGGGACAAGCCGGGGGAGTTCACCGTCGAGGCGACGGCGACCTTCCCCGGCGGCGCCGTCGCCTCCGCCGACGTCAAGATCGTGGTGACCGTCCGTCCCGTTCTCGCCCTGATGGCGGTCTACGGCGGGAAGGTCACCGGGCCGGGCGTCGACTGCCTCGCCGACTGCCTGATCCCTTTCGACGGCGCACCGACCCGGACCCTCACCGCCGTCCCCGATCCCGGTTTCGTCCTGTTCAGCTGGGGTGGTGACTGCAGCGGGACCGATCCGGTGTGCGTCGTGGACACCACGAAGAACCAGGTGGCGTCGGTGACCTTCCACCGGGTGGCGGTGTCGCTGACCGAGATGGCGACGGCCGCGACCTGGACCGGCGGCCGGGGCGCGCCGGCCTCCCGCGGCGAGATCTTCGACCCGAATTCGACCGCCCAGAAGGCGGGGGGCAGAGGCTTCGCCCTGGTGCACCCGCCCGGGAGCTGGATCCTGGAGGACGGCGTCGCCCCCGCACCCGAGTATCTGGAGACCCACCCGTCGTACACGGAGCCGGGATCGACGCAGGACGGCTGGATCCAGGGCGACTTCACCCTGCCGTCGCCGATCATCTTCGGCGATCACTTCCGGAGCCGGATCGGCTTCATCCAGCTCGACCCGAGATCCGGGGTCTCGGTCGGTGAGGCCGACTTCGCGGTATCGGTCGTCATGCCCGACGGCACCGCACACGAGGTCTTCCGGACGCGCGACAAAGCCTCCGACCGCGTGATGCCCGACGTCGACGTCTCGCTCTCCTCGTGGCCGGGCGCCACCACGATCCGCCTCCGGGCCGAGACCGACGGTCCCTCCTCACAGGACTGGTGCGCATGGGTCAATCCGCGCGTCGAAGGCTAA
- a CDS encoding PKD domain-containing protein: protein MVAGLSTLTGVAGLAAAAVLGAGHGYHAAAPHLLAGAAWLPSAGPGEVELLDGSNAEVAARVPVAAATHDFDVVQHGSDAYVVDAVNGMVSRVSGATMTASPPVALVPGATTGVRVFAGDGVLYAVDTVHGLLAVLDPETLALRGTPRPLAVATDPGAAVLDAHGVLWALDTGAGNLTVVRGGESVVRRRVVTAGAGRLLLAGGKPVLVDLATAEASTLDRDGRSTATVRIDLGDDRDPAIGGSPDDARVYPTLRGTVSVCELTVNGCGRAITLTAAADRLGTPVENRGRLFVPEPAHGRVHIVDPVSGHVIRRTVLRPPGDLRLFVHDGMVFFNDPRTWRAGVIREDGSVVTVAKYDKRTSSRATMSPNAPVPTEPAPTPSRSVTSTPRVHVAGENPRRPSSSPPPVTPEVAVQAARPTVMVGEPDELNLIVTPGTPAPQSVIWTFGDEIGAEGPGVAHTWPVPGTYDVEATATFAHGVVVSARTSVQVTDRPTLAVNAPAGGTVTGPGIACPGDCDEPLDGRSGTLGLTAVPAAGFVLAGWSGDCAGTAPECVVDTTTSRTVGVTFKRLPISLIELAPSATWDSGEGPAQAEAVRALGPPGSEPAPPTNPPVLVYAYAQGLIPLNDGSAPAVLELQPSTLYDVKDPLDPWIQGDFALPSPVVSGDQFRSRIAFRVRPEWEGNVTDGDPVPGALFAVEALMPDDHWKQISGYQFRAPEATIHDFNFDLGPAEGATKIRIRIYAGELPGREQFLWIEPSVQG, encoded by the coding sequence GTGGTGGCCGGTCTCTCGACGCTGACCGGCGTCGCCGGCCTGGCCGCCGCGGCCGTCCTCGGCGCCGGTCACGGCTACCACGCCGCGGCGCCCCACCTGCTGGCGGGCGCGGCCTGGCTGCCGTCGGCCGGGCCGGGGGAGGTCGAACTGCTCGACGGGAGCAACGCCGAGGTCGCCGCGCGGGTGCCGGTCGCCGCGGCGACGCACGACTTCGACGTCGTGCAGCACGGGTCCGACGCGTACGTGGTGGACGCCGTGAACGGCATGGTGAGCCGGGTCAGCGGCGCCACGATGACCGCCTCGCCACCGGTCGCCCTCGTTCCGGGCGCCACCACGGGGGTGCGGGTCTTCGCCGGCGACGGCGTGCTGTACGCGGTCGACACCGTGCACGGCCTGCTCGCCGTCCTCGACCCGGAGACGCTCGCCCTCCGGGGGACACCCCGCCCGCTCGCGGTGGCCACCGACCCGGGCGCGGCCGTGCTGGACGCGCACGGCGTGCTCTGGGCGTTGGACACCGGGGCCGGGAACCTCACCGTCGTCCGGGGCGGCGAGAGCGTCGTACGGCGGCGCGTCGTCACGGCCGGCGCGGGACGGCTGCTGCTCGCCGGCGGCAAGCCGGTTCTGGTCGACCTGGCCACCGCGGAGGCCTCCACCCTCGACCGGGACGGCAGATCCACGGCGACCGTCCGCATCGACCTGGGTGACGACCGGGACCCGGCGATCGGCGGTTCGCCGGACGACGCCCGGGTCTATCCGACCCTCCGGGGTACGGTCAGCGTCTGCGAGCTGACCGTGAACGGGTGCGGCCGGGCGATCACGCTGACCGCCGCCGCCGATCGGCTCGGCACCCCGGTGGAGAACAGGGGGCGGCTCTTCGTCCCCGAACCGGCGCACGGCCGCGTCCACATCGTCGACCCGGTCAGCGGACATGTCATCCGGCGCACGGTGCTGCGGCCGCCGGGCGACCTGCGGCTGTTCGTCCACGACGGCATGGTGTTCTTCAACGACCCCCGGACGTGGCGAGCCGGAGTCATCCGCGAGGACGGCTCGGTGGTGACCGTCGCCAAGTACGACAAGAGGACGTCGTCGCGGGCGACCATGTCCCCGAACGCTCCGGTGCCGACCGAACCGGCCCCCACGCCGAGCAGAAGCGTCACCTCGACCCCGAGGGTGCACGTTGCGGGGGAGAACCCGAGGCGGCCCTCGTCCAGCCCGCCGCCGGTGACACCGGAGGTCGCCGTCCAGGCCGCCCGGCCCACCGTGATGGTGGGCGAACCCGACGAGCTGAACCTGATCGTCACGCCCGGCACGCCGGCGCCGCAGAGCGTCATCTGGACCTTCGGCGACGAGATTGGCGCCGAGGGCCCGGGGGTTGCCCACACGTGGCCGGTACCGGGCACCTACGACGTCGAGGCGACGGCGACCTTCGCCCATGGTGTCGTCGTCTCCGCCCGCACGTCCGTCCAGGTGACGGACCGTCCCACGCTCGCCGTGAACGCCCCGGCCGGCGGGACGGTCACCGGACCGGGCATCGCCTGTCCCGGCGACTGCGACGAGCCCTTGGACGGCAGGTCCGGCACCCTCGGCCTCACTGCCGTCCCCGCCGCCGGATTCGTGCTGGCCGGCTGGAGCGGCGACTGCGCCGGGACCGCCCCGGAGTGCGTCGTGGACACGACGACGAGCCGTACCGTCGGGGTGACCTTCAAGCGGCTACCGATCTCCCTGATCGAGCTGGCGCCCTCCGCGACCTGGGATTCGGGCGAGGGACCGGCCCAAGCCGAAGCCGTCCGGGCCCTTGGCCCGCCGGGCTCGGAGCCGGCTCCACCGACGAATCCGCCGGTACTCGTCTATGCCTACGCGCAGGGGCTGATCCCGCTGAATGACGGTAGCGCCCCTGCGGTGTTGGAGCTCCAACCGTCGACCTTGTACGACGTGAAAGATCCACTGGACCCCTGGATCCAGGGGGATTTCGCGTTGCCTTCTCCGGTGGTGTCCGGAGACCAGTTCCGGAGTCGGATCGCATTTCGTGTTCGCCCGGAATGGGAAGGTAACGTCACCGACGGTGATCCGGTGCCCGGGGCGCTCTTCGCCGTCGAAGCCCTCATGCCGGACGACCATTGGAAACAGATCAGCGGCTATCAGTTCAGAGCGCCCGAAGCGACGATTCATGACTTCAATTTCGATCTCGGCCCGGCCGAGGGGGCTACCAAGATTCGCATCCGGATCTACGCCGGCGAACTGCCGGGGCGGGAGCAGTTTCTGTGGATCGAGCCGAGCGTCCAAGGCTGA